One Cydia pomonella isolate Wapato2018A chromosome 14, ilCydPomo1, whole genome shotgun sequence DNA segment encodes these proteins:
- the LOC133525074 gene encoding neuropeptides capa receptor-like, producing the protein MFPGLAPELWYYWQMYPYIFGEFTCRLTNFLRATGTWASALTVVAFSIERYTAICHHSPSRSRDRRRVAMAILAIWTVSVATALPGVHVHHVVTNPVVVYPGTGKVPLLTQLCRVPEDDQYKYYNHLYAATCVLFFFIPMAVLILVYIKIAVFIRSHRQLARNNGIRNNCSEDNKIFKVLVAVVLAFFMCGAPYHYQRLTTIYSDSDEYPEYHRKMFVLTALFYYLSATINPILYNAMSKRYRKAFKEVITRTRTQQIVPMTTLAKGTSKKYTTTADSFIAVATRC; encoded by the exons atgttTCCAGGCTTGGCACCCGAGCTGTGGTACTACTGGCAGATGTACCCGTACATATTCGGCGAGTTCACATGCCGTCTCACCAACTTCCTTAGAGCCAC AGGCACCTGGGCTTCAGCGCTCACTGTAGTCGCGTTCTCCATAGAACGTTACACCGCGATCTGCCATCACTCTCCCTCACGTTCGCGGGACCGTAGGCGAGTTGCGATGGCGATACTCGCTATTTGGACCGTCAGCGTCGCGACAGCTCTGCCAGGGGTGCATGTGCACCATGTTGTGACGAACCCTGTTGTGGTGTATCCTG GCACAGGAAAGGTCCCATTACTCACGCAGCTGTGCCGCGTCCCTGAAGACGACCAGTACAAATATTACAACCACCTATACGCCGCCACTTGCGTGCTGTTCTTCTTTATACCTATGGCTGTGCTGATATTAGTGTATATTAAAATTGCAGTGTTTATAAG ATCGCACAGACAACTGGCGAGAAATAACGGCATCAGAAATAACTGCTCGGAGGATAATAAAATCTTCAAAGTATTAG tGGCAGTGGTGCTTGCTTTCTTCATGTGTGGCGCCCCGTACCACTACCAACGGCTAACCACAATATACAGTGACTCG GATGAGTACCCGGAGTATCACAGGAAAATGTTCGTGCTAACGGCGCTGTTTTACTATTTGTCGGCCACAATCAATCCCATTCTCTACAATGCCATGAGTAAGAG GTATCGAAAAGCATTTAAGGAGGTCATTACCAGGACAAGAACACAACAAATTGTTCCAATGACTACACTAGCCAAGGGGACCAGCAAAAAATATACGACTACCGCAGATTCTTTTATCGCAGTAGCTACTAGATGTTGA